The region TCGAGAGACTGCCTTACACCTCCGAGCGGAATGTGAGGTTGAAGGTGCGCAGTTCCATGGGCTCCAGACTGATCTCGGCCAGAGAGCGAATGTGGAAGCTGTCCTTGGACGGCTTCTGCTCCATCCCCGTCAAACTGGTGGCCTCGATGGTGTGCAGGCTGAGCCGTCCCAGCTGCACATTGCCCAAGCCCTTGCTGGACAGCGGACACACGGTCTCCATGGACAAATCCCTGCCAGCGCTCACACTGCAGTCGAATCCCTGGCGATGCAGCACTAGGAGCGCCGAGGCGGACGGAAACAGCTGCAGCTCAGGATCGGAAAGGGTGCGCAGGGTGGTCAGGTGGACGTCGCAGGGCAGCGCTCCCTTGGGCAGCAGCCTGACCAGCGGCAGCAGGGCGGCCGACAGTTCCGGCTGCTCCAGGCTGCTCACAAAGTACAGATTCGGCGGGTACCGCAAGGCGTTGGCCAGCTGCTGGGCCTGCTGGCTGAGCACCTTGTAGCTGGGCGGCTGGGTCACCTGCTGACCGCCAGGCAGGTCCTCCACGAGCAGCCAGAACTTGTGGCGCGTTAGGCGGCTGTCCACGACGCCCTCGCCCATTCCGCGATAGTCGTCGTACAGGGTGCGCCGGTCCAGCATCACCTCCAGCTGACCAGGCTCATAGCTGGCAGCTCCTTGGGCGTGCGTGGTCAGCAGGGTGAGCCGGAGTCGGGTGTCCTGAATAAAGGCTCCCGATGTAATGGGGAAGTAGTTGCCCTCGATGCCAATGGCCGGCACTTTGATTCGTCTGAAAAGGGATTACAATATCGTATTACATATGCTTTCTTGGTTTCATTAGTTCCCCAACTTACTCATGATACTGGAAACCATTCTGATCGCTGTAGAAGATGGGCAGCTCGGGCATGGTAGCCGCATCGGCTGGTTCCTTGAGAGGATCCCGCTGCAGCGGTACTTGAGCTATATTATCTATGTTGGTCACCAGTCGCATGAACAGCTCTGTCTCCCGATTTTTGGGTGGCGGCTCAAAATCTATGTCATTCTCCACATATATCGCCGCATCCAGGTGAGTCCGCGTGTTGAAGATGCGCACCGTGTGGGCCAGGAAAGGTCCATAGATGACCGTCACATCGCTGGCTATGGGGCCCGAGGTGATGATGATGCGCATGTCCGTGTAGCCCTCCAGCACCTCCTTCTCGGCCTCGCTCTGCTCGGGATCGGTCTTGAAGAGATAGGCACCCGAGTGGAACTGGGCGCTGCGATAGGCGGCGAACTTGATGTTGCACTGGAGCGGCTTGAGCAGCTCCTTCTTCTGGTTCTTGCGCGTGATGGTCTTCAGGAAGCCAGTCTTCTCGTCGAACAGAAGCCGCATGTGGGGATTCTCCAGCTGGATGTCACCTGATTATGAGATAATATATTGATTAACTTTAGTTACCCAAATAAAGCTGATGGAAACTCACCCGCTGGCTTGCCGCGAGCCTCGAAAACTGGAGCTGGTGAGGATTCGGCTTCTTCTGGAGGACTAACTACTGCGGCCGCCGTTTCAGTGCAGTCATCGCAGTAAATGGTGGCTATGTTCCTCTTGAAGTTAACCTCGTCCACTTGAACCTTATAGGTGCTGAGTGACAAGGGTTCCAGCTCCGCCACAAACATGACCTCAAATTGACGCGTCGAGGTGCGTATGCGTCCCACAGTGCCTGATACGGAAGTGCCCAGGCCCTGTTCGTAAGTATCCGTGATGTTCCACACCGGATTGATCTGAATGTGATTCAGCTCCACGCCCTTGTCATTGAGAATCTTTACATTGGGATGCTGGACGCGCAGAGTGACGACTTCCAAACGCTTTTGAGCCAGCGAATTGTACAGAACGAAGCTGCCCACTGAGCCCGAGGAGGCAGCGGAACCACCCGATCCACCTTCACTGCCCGAAACAGTGGGCGCGGACTCGTCTCCGTTGGCCATCTGGATGGGCATCTTGCGCGGCAGCTTATTGAAGTTATCCCGCTCGAATTCACTAAGCAGAAAGCCATGATGTCGCGGCTGACCCTTCTGCAGGAGGAGCTCCAAGCAGGACTCCTGCATCTTGACCATGTTCTGGGTGCTCTCGAACAAGCGCATGGCATAGTCCCGCATCACCGCCGCCTTGGAGGTGCCAGTGATGGCATCGTGGTGCTGGAACAGGCCCAGATTCCTCCGGGCATTGATGATCAGCTCGTAGTTCTTCTCGTAGATCTTGATTGCATTCTCCCGCTTCGCCTGGCGGGCGGTGTTATAAGCCAGGGTGAAAACAATCTCTGCAGAACGCAGCTGGTGTTCCAGCTCCGAGCTGAGCAGCTTGTAGAAGGGTCGAGTGGTGAAGTAGCCCgaccagtatgccggtctgCCCTCCGAGAAGATGTCCGAATACACAAAAAAGTCACCCTTGAAGCTGGGAAAGCCCGGCGAATGATCCTTCATGCGCTCCTTGATGGCCTCAAAGTAATCACTGGGTGTGCCAAATCGGATATCCGCATTGTACAGCCGTCGATTGGCCATGATGTGGTCGATGAGCTTCTTGTAGTTCTGGTACTGCTGATCCACCTCGCGATCCTTATTGTACCGGAAGTCATCGCCCACCGGAATGAGGGCCACATTGTGAGGAAACAACGAAGCTGTCCTGGCATATTGCTCTAGGAGCAGCTGCGCCTTGGACTCCAGATTGTCATCCGTGATGAATTGCGCTTTTACTGAGTACTCTGTGTACTCTCCTGGAATCTTACGGAAGTCAAAGTTCAGGCAGATGAAGGGATGAGGGCCACAAGATCCCTTGATGGAGTATATATCAAAGGGCATGTTGTGGGTGAGCAGGCTGCCAGTTCCGCTGTCCTTTCCATTCCTGCTCCTCCAATAGGGCTTCCAGATGAAGTCACCGGACTGCTGGCGGGCGAACCATTGCTTCCAGGCGTAGTGAATCCTCTGGATGATGGTTCCCTCGAAATTTGCTCCCGACAAAAGATACGGCACCGTGCTACCATGGCCAAAGGGGTCAATGGACCAGCCAACCTTTGGTGTAACATTCAAGTTATTCTTCAGCCACTGATGACCCTCGATGAGCTGATCCAGCATGGGGTATATGTGCACGTTGGCCTCGTCCGTCATCACCCATCCGCCGGTGGTGATTTCGATCCTACCGGAGTCAATCAGTCGCTTCAGGGCTCGCTGCTTGGTGGGATGCGCCTGATCCCACCAGAGCTGCAGGAAGCTGATCTCCGACCAGATGAACGTCATGTCCGTGTACTCCTGCATCTTTGTCACCAGCAGGTTGAGGATTTGCCGCGA is a window of Drosophila biarmipes strain raj3 chromosome 3R, RU_DBia_V1.1, whole genome shotgun sequence DNA encoding:
- the LOC108026196 gene encoding alpha-mannosidase 2 isoform X2 gives rise to the protein MSFKLFRRGSARCIGLLSAFVTILLCLYYISIGQPNPTPISETGSPSVALRGSALNGLTGFSMGGVSSSMAHQQKLHTGIVSSQKRSSETKAVVATSGSLDVQAKEEEEYVNNSWGDKCYELLQSNTNITASEEHSKFDFQPEWMRSKEYWDRGFEERFDAQKKDKQRPPLKIIVVPHSHNDPGWLKTFTNYFQSDSRQILNLLVTKMQEYTDMTFIWSEISFLQLWWDQAHPTKQRALKRLIDSGRIEITTGGWVMTDEANVHIYPMLDQLIEGHQWLKNNLNVTPKVGWSIDPFGHGSTVPYLLSGANFEGTIIQRIHYAWKQWFARQQSGDFIWKPYWRSRNGKDSGTGSLLTHNMPFDIYSIKGSCGPHPFICLNFDFRKIPGEYTEYSVKAQFITDDNLESKAQLLLEQYARTASLFPHNVALIPVGDDFRYNKDREVDQQYQNYKKLIDHIMANRRLYNADIRFGTPSDYFEAIKERMKDHSPGFPSFKGDFFVYSDIFSEGRPAYWSGYFTTRPFYKLLSSELEHQLRSAEIVFTLAYNTARQAKRENAIKIYEKNYELIINARRNLGLFQHHDAITGTSKAAVMRDYAMRLFESTQNMVKMQESCLELLLQKGQPRHHGFLLSEFERDNFNKLPRKMPIQMANGDESAPTVSGSEGGSGGSAASSGSVGSFVLYNSLAQKRLEVVTLRVQHPNVKILNDKGVELNHIQINPVWNITDTYEQGLGTSVSGTVGRIRTSTRQFEVMFVAELEPLSLSTYKVQVDEVNFKRNIATIYCDDCTETAAAVVSPPEEAESSPAPVFEARGKPAGDIQLENPHMRLLFDEKTGFLKTITRKNQKKELLKPLQCNIKFAAYRSAQFHSGAYLFKTDPEQSEAEKEVLEGYTDMRIIITSGPIASDVTVIYGPFLAHTVRIFNTRTHLDAAIYVENDIDFEPPPKNRETELFMRLVTNIDNIAQVPLQRDPLKEPADAATMPELPIFYSDQNGFQYHERIKVPAIGIEGNYFPITSGAFIQDTRLRLTLLTTHAQGAASYEPGQLEVMLDRRTLYDDYRGMGEGVVDSRLTRHKFWLLVEDLPGGQQVTQPPSYKVLSQQAQQLANALRYPPNLYFVSSLEQPELSAALLPLVRLLPKGALPCDVHLTTLRTLSDPELQLFPSASALLVLHRQGFDCSVSAGRDLSMETVCPLSSKGLGNVQLGRLSLHTIEATSLTGMEQKPSKDSFHIRSLAEISLEPMELRTFNLTFRSEV
- the LOC108026196 gene encoding alpha-mannosidase 2 isoform X1; its protein translation is MEFVWKTVNKRQQLIHVEHSTIKEEEAQQPDHPGESQPGTSKRSPLTRMSFKLFRRGSARCIGLLSAFVTILLCLYYISIGQPNPTPISETGSPSVALRGSALNGLTGFSMGGVSSSMAHQQKLHTGIVSSQKRSSETKAVVATSGSLDVQAKEEEEYVNNSWGDKCYELLQSNTNITASEEHSKFDFQPEWMRSKEYWDRGFEERFDAQKKDKQRPPLKIIVVPHSHNDPGWLKTFTNYFQSDSRQILNLLVTKMQEYTDMTFIWSEISFLQLWWDQAHPTKQRALKRLIDSGRIEITTGGWVMTDEANVHIYPMLDQLIEGHQWLKNNLNVTPKVGWSIDPFGHGSTVPYLLSGANFEGTIIQRIHYAWKQWFARQQSGDFIWKPYWRSRNGKDSGTGSLLTHNMPFDIYSIKGSCGPHPFICLNFDFRKIPGEYTEYSVKAQFITDDNLESKAQLLLEQYARTASLFPHNVALIPVGDDFRYNKDREVDQQYQNYKKLIDHIMANRRLYNADIRFGTPSDYFEAIKERMKDHSPGFPSFKGDFFVYSDIFSEGRPAYWSGYFTTRPFYKLLSSELEHQLRSAEIVFTLAYNTARQAKRENAIKIYEKNYELIINARRNLGLFQHHDAITGTSKAAVMRDYAMRLFESTQNMVKMQESCLELLLQKGQPRHHGFLLSEFERDNFNKLPRKMPIQMANGDESAPTVSGSEGGSGGSAASSGSVGSFVLYNSLAQKRLEVVTLRVQHPNVKILNDKGVELNHIQINPVWNITDTYEQGLGTSVSGTVGRIRTSTRQFEVMFVAELEPLSLSTYKVQVDEVNFKRNIATIYCDDCTETAAAVVSPPEEAESSPAPVFEARGKPAGDIQLENPHMRLLFDEKTGFLKTITRKNQKKELLKPLQCNIKFAAYRSAQFHSGAYLFKTDPEQSEAEKEVLEGYTDMRIIITSGPIASDVTVIYGPFLAHTVRIFNTRTHLDAAIYVENDIDFEPPPKNRETELFMRLVTNIDNIAQVPLQRDPLKEPADAATMPELPIFYSDQNGFQYHERIKVPAIGIEGNYFPITSGAFIQDTRLRLTLLTTHAQGAASYEPGQLEVMLDRRTLYDDYRGMGEGVVDSRLTRHKFWLLVEDLPGGQQVTQPPSYKVLSQQAQQLANALRYPPNLYFVSSLEQPELSAALLPLVRLLPKGALPCDVHLTTLRTLSDPELQLFPSASALLVLHRQGFDCSVSAGRDLSMETVCPLSSKGLGNVQLGRLSLHTIEATSLTGMEQKPSKDSFHIRSLAEISLEPMELRTFNLTFRSEV